The following proteins are encoded in a genomic region of Halomicroarcula saliterrae:
- a CDS encoding RNA-guided endonuclease InsQ/TnpB family protein, with product MADDYVRRTAITRLSVDGKQRELLEEPISEWKRGCQLATDMAWGKCNAKSDVQPLAYDDVREQTDLGSQHAILATHQAAQAITGCIERRANGKKVSKPTFTAPTVKYDTRTMTLFDDDAVSLSTTESRVRCSLVLPDADDGYQRQYLNADEWSVTESTLTARDGDYFLHIGFRRPKTDTERNTAEDGTVLGVDLGIENLAVTSPAFFFSGRELAHNLREFEKVRGGLQQTGTRSAHRTLEQSSGRELRYVRDVLHRASNAIVDEALRYECDVIAFEDLTNIRDRTGASWGHKWAFRTLYEQVEYKAEAEGISVQQVGSAYTSKRCAECGFTAGENRPNRTDFCCQECESEANADYNAAKNIGMRYVRRGQQSSRRTGNSQLALKSGTVTPSGGFTAHPNGFEVEDTDKPNPQRAKSSD from the coding sequence GTGGCAGACGATTACGTACGCCGGACAGCAATCACCAGACTCTCTGTAGATGGTAAACAACGCGAGTTGCTTGAGGAACCCATCTCTGAGTGGAAGCGTGGTTGCCAGCTCGCCACGGACATGGCGTGGGGCAAGTGCAACGCCAAGAGCGACGTACAGCCCCTCGCCTACGACGACGTGCGTGAGCAAACCGACCTCGGGAGTCAGCACGCGATTCTCGCCACCCACCAAGCCGCACAAGCCATCACCGGCTGTATCGAACGGCGGGCCAACGGAAAGAAGGTCAGCAAGCCGACGTTCACCGCACCCACGGTGAAGTACGACACCCGGACGATGACGCTGTTCGATGACGACGCAGTTTCTCTCTCCACCACGGAGAGTCGCGTCCGGTGTTCGCTCGTCCTTCCCGATGCTGACGACGGCTACCAACGGCAGTACCTCAACGCTGACGAATGGAGCGTTACGGAAAGTACGCTCACCGCCCGTGACGGCGACTACTTCTTGCACATCGGCTTCCGACGACCGAAGACCGACACCGAACGGAACACCGCCGAGGACGGAACGGTTCTCGGGGTAGACCTTGGCATCGAAAACCTCGCCGTCACCAGCCCTGCCTTCTTTTTCAGCGGGCGAGAGTTGGCCCACAACCTCCGAGAGTTCGAGAAAGTACGCGGCGGACTCCAACAGACAGGCACTCGAAGCGCCCACCGAACGCTAGAACAGTCGAGTGGCCGCGAACTTCGGTACGTACGTGACGTACTCCACCGGGCGTCGAACGCCATCGTAGACGAAGCACTCCGATACGAGTGTGATGTGATCGCGTTCGAGGACTTGACGAACATCCGCGACCGCACGGGTGCGTCATGGGGCCACAAGTGGGCGTTCCGAACGCTGTACGAACAAGTAGAGTACAAAGCCGAAGCGGAAGGTATCTCGGTGCAGCAGGTGGGTTCGGCGTACACGTCGAAACGGTGCGCCGAGTGTGGCTTCACAGCCGGCGAGAATCGCCCGAATCGAACCGATTTCTGCTGTCAGGAGTGCGAGTCGGAAGCGAACGCTGACTACAACGCGGCCAAGAACATCGGTATGCGGTACGTCCGCCGAGGCCAACAGTCGTCTCGGCGGACGGGCAACAGTCAGCTTGCCCTGAAGTCCGGAACGGTGACGCCGAGTGGCGGATTTACCGCCCACCCGAACGGGTTCGAGGTCGAGGACACGGACAAGCCCAACCCTCAACGAGCGAAGTCGTCAGACTGA
- a CDS encoding PQQ-binding-like beta-propeller repeat protein, translating to MPPSTASTRRTFLRTTIAAGTLGLAGCDATDDICGDDAVEFESTVTDVTDRSLESRPEGAGWPLQNQSGDYRRVTDASGPRTNVGRFWRADSISPQAAIDDGRLYLISDDGRVLVADPATGEIMAEYDQLRRPRDVGVVGPPDNRTLIVTGQDGLHALTPDTSRRQFRLSGGDFFSIAGDDESVYTTGNRSIQAIDLASGSRRWRLDGLHDDGPIANGIVLADTDSGLRAYDTETGEVVWTRRNIYVYSSLCIADETVYAGVLGNVLALSLADGTTDWKFGGEAESFEVPAVTDDTIIAASSTTEGGGGNVYALDRATGEHRWCAALGYRDLGSAAVADGVAYVAGDDLVQARNISDGSILWTHHAEEGYYRAPLVSGDALYVPNENGWVDAFGEL from the coding sequence ATGCCGCCCTCCACCGCGTCGACCCGTCGCACCTTCCTCCGAACGACAATCGCCGCCGGAACGCTGGGGCTGGCCGGGTGCGACGCGACAGACGATATCTGTGGCGACGACGCTGTCGAGTTCGAATCGACGGTTACAGACGTGACCGATCGTTCACTGGAATCTCGGCCAGAGGGAGCCGGCTGGCCACTCCAGAACCAGAGCGGTGATTACCGCCGTGTCACAGATGCGAGCGGCCCCCGGACGAACGTCGGCCGGTTCTGGCGAGCTGATTCGATTAGCCCCCAGGCTGCCATCGACGACGGACGGCTGTATCTGATATCCGACGACGGGCGTGTACTCGTCGCCGACCCAGCGACTGGAGAGATCATGGCGGAGTACGACCAACTCCGGCGGCCCAGAGACGTCGGCGTGGTCGGCCCACCAGATAACCGGACGCTAATCGTCACCGGTCAGGATGGACTACACGCCCTCACTCCGGACACCTCACGGCGCCAGTTTCGGCTGTCTGGCGGCGACTTCTTCAGTATCGCCGGGGACGACGAATCCGTGTACACGACCGGCAACAGGAGTATTCAGGCCATTGACCTGGCCAGCGGGAGTAGACGATGGCGTCTTGACGGCCTTCACGACGATGGGCCCATCGCCAACGGGATCGTGCTGGCCGACACCGATAGTGGACTGCGGGCCTACGACACAGAGACCGGAGAAGTGGTGTGGACGCGGCGGAACATCTACGTCTACAGTTCTCTCTGTATCGCAGATGAGACAGTATACGCCGGGGTACTGGGTAATGTTCTAGCGTTGAGCCTGGCCGATGGCACCACCGACTGGAAGTTCGGCGGCGAAGCGGAGTCCTTCGAGGTGCCCGCCGTGACCGACGATACGATTATCGCGGCCTCCTCCACGACCGAAGGCGGCGGTGGCAACGTCTACGCCCTCGACCGGGCGACCGGTGAACATCGCTGGTGTGCAGCGCTAGGGTATCGAGATCTGGGCTCGGCTGCCGTTGCCGATGGCGTCGCGTACGTCGCCGGTGACGATCTGGTCCAAGCACGGAACATCTCTGACGGATCGATACTGTGGACCCATCACGCCGAAGAGGGGTATTACAGAGCACCGCTCGTCTCGGGCGACGCACTGTACGTTCCTAACGAGAACGGATGGGTCGATGCGTTCGGAGAACTCTGA
- a CDS encoding succinylglutamate desuccinylase/aspartoacylase family protein codes for MSDTEARSFKYDGEVKPGEKRQFRYEVSETYLGDSVEIPITIINGDNPGPRLFMTAAIHGDELNGVKVLQEVADRYTPKDLHGTLVLLHVVNVPGYQAQQRYLPIYDQDLNRSFPGKSSSNTAGRIANQVYERFISQCDLGIDFHTSTRNRTTMYHARADVDNPAVERLADAFGTNVILSGEGESDSLRAVASQDGIPTITVEMGKAHRFQPALIEKALDGVESVLASYDIVPEATRVDPLWRKVMGASEEKRWLRADTGGLVEMEWGPSPLVHDGETICTITDQFKTEEHRIEAPFTGLIVGVLENPVALPGHPVCHLVSISAETRDEIEREIKNGEFDGYRSYGQRWMSQNGPDDS; via the coding sequence ATGTCCGATACCGAGGCCCGTTCTTTCAAATACGACGGCGAGGTCAAACCCGGTGAGAAGCGGCAGTTTCGCTACGAAGTGAGCGAGACGTATCTCGGCGACTCGGTCGAGATACCGATTACAATCATCAACGGGGACAATCCCGGTCCACGCCTGTTCATGACTGCGGCTATCCACGGCGACGAACTGAACGGGGTCAAGGTCCTTCAGGAAGTGGCCGACCGGTACACGCCGAAGGACCTCCACGGAACACTGGTGCTACTCCACGTGGTGAACGTCCCCGGCTACCAGGCCCAGCAGCGGTATCTCCCCATCTACGACCAGGACCTGAACCGGTCGTTCCCGGGGAAATCGTCATCCAATACGGCTGGACGAATCGCCAACCAGGTGTACGAACGGTTCATCAGTCAGTGTGACCTCGGTATCGACTTCCACACGTCGACCCGGAACCGAACCACGATGTATCACGCTCGTGCCGACGTAGACAACCCTGCCGTCGAACGCCTCGCCGATGCCTTTGGCACCAACGTCATCCTGTCAGGTGAAGGCGAATCGGACTCGCTCCGAGCGGTCGCTTCACAGGACGGGATTCCGACGATCACTGTCGAGATGGGGAAAGCACACCGATTCCAGCCGGCACTCATCGAGAAGGCACTCGACGGTGTCGAGAGTGTCCTCGCTTCCTACGACATCGTTCCGGAGGCGACCCGAGTAGACCCCCTGTGGCGGAAAGTGATGGGTGCGAGCGAAGAGAAACGGTGGCTCCGGGCGGACACGGGCGGTCTCGTCGAGATGGAGTGGGGACCCAGCCCGCTCGTCCACGACGGTGAGACCATCTGTACCATCACAGACCAGTTCAAGACCGAAGAACACCGTATCGAGGCGCCCTTTACCGGACTGATCGTCGGGGTACTGGAGAATCCCGTGGCGTTGCCGGGCCACCCAGTCTGTCACCTCGTCAGTATTAGTGCGGAGACACGCGACGAAATCGAACGGGAGATCAAGAACGGGGAGTTCGATGGGTACCGGTCCTACGGTCAGCGATGGATGTCCCAGAACGGCCCTGACGACTCGTAA
- a CDS encoding SDR family NAD(P)-dependent oxidoreductase: MTGDEAMAKYGPSELTRDDLLTIDDPNFTDENVVIVTGGGAGIGRATALAFAANGLTVVATDRDEDGLDAVQAEATELSLPGEIVTVTANLTDDDDLERIVETATEQGSLRYLINNAGIQTVAPIESFPIEKYDLMHDIMQRAPLVLTKHCLPHMRDNDDGRGAIGNMCSVHGHIVTKDKVAYNTTKFGLRGLTQSTAAEGDGKVRAFTVSTAYVKTALVAKQLPDTADRRGMTVDEVVEKVMLERTRVKEMMEPYEVANLFVMGCSHHSRHLNGGDMTHEGGMSLTY, encoded by the coding sequence ATGACTGGCGACGAGGCGATGGCAAAGTACGGTCCCAGTGAGTTGACACGCGATGACCTGTTGACGATAGACGACCCGAACTTCACCGACGAAAACGTCGTCATCGTTACGGGTGGCGGCGCGGGTATCGGCCGTGCAACGGCACTGGCGTTCGCCGCCAACGGCCTCACAGTCGTTGCAACTGACCGCGACGAGGACGGGCTCGATGCCGTCCAGGCTGAGGCTACGGAGCTATCACTCCCTGGAGAGATCGTCACTGTTACCGCGAATCTGACCGACGACGATGACCTCGAGCGAATCGTCGAAACCGCTACGGAACAGGGCTCACTCCGCTACCTAATCAACAACGCCGGCATCCAGACTGTCGCTCCCATCGAATCATTCCCCATCGAGAAGTACGACCTGATGCACGACATCATGCAGCGAGCGCCACTGGTGCTCACCAAACACTGCCTCCCGCACATGCGGGACAACGACGACGGCCGTGGCGCTATCGGTAACATGTGCTCGGTTCACGGCCATATCGTGACGAAGGACAAAGTTGCGTACAACACGACGAAGTTCGGATTACGCGGGCTGACACAGTCGACCGCCGCTGAAGGCGACGGCAAAGTCCGAGCCTTCACCGTCAGTACCGCTTACGTCAAGACCGCGCTGGTTGCCAAACAGCTTCCCGATACCGCCGACCGCCGTGGGATGACGGTCGACGAGGTCGTCGAGAAGGTGATGCTCGAACGCACCCGCGTCAAGGAGATGATGGAGCCCTACGAGGTGGCAAATCTGTTCGTCATGGGCTGTTCTCATCACAGCAGGCATCTCAACGGCGGCGATATGACTCACGAAGGTGGGATGAGCCTTACCTACTGA
- a CDS encoding TIGR00366 family protein, whose translation MLALLRRFGELCSDLSEEYIPDPYVIAILLTFIASAAALLTGAGPQETLVAWNRGVWTLLPFMASIAVLLMAGDAIAKSPKFTSQLEKLARLPNSQFTAVWFVGFVAMAAALVSWAIGLIVGAIMAKRVAYECREKGIAVHYPLLAAAGYTSLMIYHGGLTSSVSLMMADSTLVPTAWAPEFRQTIPLSETIGSTANIVTTGTLLAIIPVVMGLLHPKDGITQLPRPDFKEIDQIVHATAEKPAAAVTADGGRERVADRLNDSRLIGLSIALFPAYFVINAWVLTPGGVSNLTLNSINALFITVAVLLWVRPMALVDQMKQSVSNISGVIFQFPFYAGIAGILTGTGLATLIVEFVGAFATPATWPVIGVLVAGFVNIFIPSGGGQWVAMGPIMLEITAQMGMEPRDALLIEMLGDQLTNMIQPFWAIPLLAIANLRARDIIGYTTVAMLVGLIVVCGWLTVFLVVL comes from the coding sequence ATGCTCGCTCTACTCCGACGGTTCGGAGAACTGTGTTCCGACCTCTCGGAGGAGTACATCCCCGACCCGTACGTTATTGCGATTCTGCTGACGTTCATCGCCTCGGCAGCGGCGCTGCTGACCGGCGCTGGGCCACAGGAGACGCTGGTCGCGTGGAACAGGGGTGTCTGGACGTTACTTCCCTTCATGGCCTCTATCGCCGTGTTGCTGATGGCCGGGGACGCCATCGCGAAGTCACCGAAGTTCACCAGCCAACTCGAAAAATTGGCGCGTCTCCCGAACTCCCAGTTTACAGCCGTCTGGTTCGTCGGGTTCGTGGCGATGGCCGCGGCGCTCGTTTCGTGGGCTATCGGCCTCATCGTTGGGGCGATTATGGCCAAGCGTGTCGCCTACGAGTGTCGAGAGAAGGGAATCGCAGTCCACTACCCCCTGTTGGCCGCGGCAGGATACACGAGTCTGATGATTTACCACGGTGGACTCACGTCGTCGGTGAGCCTGATGATGGCTGACTCGACGCTCGTTCCGACGGCGTGGGCACCGGAGTTCCGGCAGACGATTCCCCTCTCGGAGACCATCGGCTCGACGGCTAACATCGTTACGACAGGGACACTGCTTGCGATTATTCCTGTCGTGATGGGACTGCTTCATCCCAAGGATGGGATCACACAGCTACCCCGACCGGATTTCAAAGAGATAGACCAAATCGTCCACGCGACAGCCGAGAAGCCAGCAGCCGCAGTGACGGCCGACGGCGGTCGGGAACGGGTCGCCGACCGGCTGAACGATTCTCGGCTCATCGGCCTCTCTATCGCGCTCTTTCCCGCGTACTTCGTCATCAATGCGTGGGTTCTGACGCCGGGTGGTGTCTCCAACTTGACGCTTAACAGCATCAACGCGCTGTTCATCACTGTTGCAGTCCTCCTGTGGGTCCGACCGATGGCGTTAGTCGACCAGATGAAACAGAGCGTCAGCAATATCTCGGGGGTCATCTTCCAGTTTCCGTTCTATGCCGGTATCGCCGGTATCCTCACGGGGACGGGACTCGCGACGCTCATCGTCGAGTTCGTCGGTGCGTTCGCGACGCCGGCTACGTGGCCAGTCATCGGAGTGCTCGTCGCCGGTTTCGTCAACATCTTCATCCCCTCGGGTGGCGGGCAATGGGTCGCGATGGGGCCGATAATGCTCGAAATAACGGCTCAGATGGGAATGGAACCGCGCGACGCCTTGCTCATCGAGATGCTGGGTGACCAGTTGACGAACATGATACAGCCGTTCTGGGCGATTCCACTGTTGGCGATTGCAAACCTGCGAGCCCGTGACATCATCGGGTACACTACCGTGGCGATGCTGGTCGGGCTAATCGTGGTCTGTGGCTGGCTGACGGTGTTTCTGGTCGTCCTCTAA
- a CDS encoding patatin-like phospholipase family protein, translating to MPTDQTNVAIACQGGGSHTAFTAGVLRELLRDIPEEYNIVGFSGTSGGAACATLAWYGHIHPEKNPGDLLTGFWKDLSASSPLHRAVNNIIRWSIGLQRAGVPFPDISPADSPGSKWGKNEFRDLLESYVDFDAVPELLDGTEPGLFLSAIDVCGGTFELFREEDLSSDAILASAAEPHLFEAVEIDGKHYWDGLFSKNPPLKDFMEATDNPDPDEIWLVKINPQERAEVPRSMEAIHNRRNELSGNLSMTAEIRFIERINDFIDKGYLPERYTHTEIRRIRFPKSRKLDWRTKLDRDPEFLDRLVSDGEKQAQTFLEAL from the coding sequence ATGCCCACTGACCAGACAAACGTCGCTATCGCCTGTCAGGGGGGCGGTAGTCACACTGCCTTCACCGCAGGTGTCCTTCGAGAGCTCCTTCGAGATATCCCCGAGGAGTACAATATCGTTGGTTTTAGTGGCACGTCTGGGGGCGCTGCCTGTGCAACACTGGCCTGGTACGGCCACATCCATCCCGAAAAGAATCCGGGAGACCTACTGACTGGGTTCTGGAAGGACCTCTCGGCTTCCTCACCGCTCCATCGGGCTGTGAACAATATCATCCGATGGAGTATCGGACTCCAGCGGGCCGGCGTCCCGTTCCCTGATATAAGTCCAGCCGACTCGCCGGGTTCGAAGTGGGGCAAAAACGAGTTCCGTGACCTCCTCGAATCGTACGTCGATTTCGACGCAGTTCCGGAGCTGCTCGATGGTACTGAGCCCGGTCTGTTTCTCAGTGCAATCGACGTCTGCGGTGGCACCTTCGAGCTCTTCCGTGAGGAGGACCTCTCCAGCGACGCGATTCTCGCGTCGGCCGCCGAACCCCATCTGTTCGAAGCGGTCGAAATCGACGGCAAACACTACTGGGACGGGCTGTTCTCGAAGAATCCGCCGCTGAAGGACTTCATGGAGGCCACGGACAATCCGGACCCCGACGAAATCTGGCTCGTCAAAATCAACCCACAGGAACGGGCGGAAGTCCCACGGAGCATGGAAGCAATCCACAACCGTCGGAACGAACTCTCCGGAAACCTCTCGATGACCGCCGAGATACGGTTTATCGAGCGCATCAACGACTTCATCGACAAGGGATATCTCCCCGAGCGGTACACGCACACCGAGATTCGACGAATCCGATTCCCGAAGAGTCGGAAGCTCGACTGGCGGACGAAACTCGACCGCGACCCCGAATTTCTCGACCGGCTCGTCAGCGACGGCGAGAAGCAGGCACAGACGTTCCTCGAAGCACTGTAG
- a CDS encoding metal-dependent hydrolase, whose amino-acid sequence MMLPTHAVVGLALATPLALLAPEFATAALTGGFVGGVLPDLDLYAGHRRSLHYPTGYTLAAIFVGLGALLLQTQLLVALAFLLVGAAAHCRMDRYGGGLELRPWEETSERAVYDHVRGRWRTPKRWIRYDGSPQDIVLLVVVSTPVAAVLNGPFQWVVLVALLVGGTYGLLRQRLAELAPTIFEQVP is encoded by the coding sequence ATGATGCTGCCGACGCACGCAGTTGTAGGGCTGGCTCTCGCGACGCCGCTTGCCCTCCTGGCACCGGAGTTCGCGACGGCAGCTCTGACCGGTGGATTCGTCGGTGGTGTGCTTCCGGATTTGGATCTCTATGCCGGCCACAGGCGGTCATTACACTACCCGACTGGATACACGCTTGCGGCCATTTTCGTGGGTCTCGGCGCTTTGCTCCTGCAAACGCAACTGCTCGTCGCGCTGGCGTTCCTGCTTGTTGGTGCGGCGGCCCACTGTCGGATGGACCGATATGGTGGCGGGCTCGAACTCCGCCCGTGGGAGGAGACATCCGAGAGAGCCGTCTACGACCACGTCCGAGGGCGCTGGCGGACACCGAAACGGTGGATACGGTACGACGGCTCGCCCCAAGATATCGTTTTGCTGGTTGTCGTCAGCACGCCAGTGGCAGCGGTTCTGAACGGCCCATTCCAATGGGTCGTCTTGGTGGCCCTCCTCGTCGGAGGCACGTATGGACTACTGCGCCAGCGGTTGGCGGAGCTGGCACCAACCATCTTCGAACAAGTTCCGTAG